AACCGCCAGCAAAGTCATGTCGTCGTGCTGATCGTCCTCCGCGAAGCGCCGCACCTCGCTCAATATCCGCTCAATGACCTGGACCGGATCCCTTGAGCCGGCCTGACCTACCGCCTGACGGATGCGTGCAGTCCCGAACTCCTCCCGGCTGAAGCCGGCCTCGCTGACCCCGTCGGAGTAAACCAGCAGCAGGTCTCCGCGCTGCAGCTCCACGCTGCCGGTGTTGTAGCGGCTCTCAGGAAAGATCCCCAGCGGCAACCCTCCCTCACACAATCGCTTGACTTTATCTCCGCTGAAGAGCATGGGGCGGTTGTGTCCGGCGTTGACGTAATGGAGACGGCGCCCGACCGGATCCCACTCGGCGTAGAAGAAGGTGGCGAAACTGGCCGGTGGAGACACTTCCCAAAAGTGGTTGTTGAGGCGCCAGCAAAGTTCGTCGGGCCGTTCGCCGTTACGCGCCTCCCGGCGCAGCAGGGCTTGCAGGTTGGCCATCAGGATGGCGGCTGATACTCCCTTGCCGCTGATGTCGGCCAAGGCGAAGACTTGCCTTCCGTCGGGCAATTCGAGCACGTCGAAATAGTCCCCGCTGATGAACTGGGCGGGAATGCATACGCCGTGAAAGGCCAGTCCCCGCCCCTGGGGATAGGTCTTGGGGAAGAGCGCCTTCTGCACCTCGCGGGCGAAGTTCAATTCGGCTTCCTTGCGGGCTAGTTGCAGGCGGGAATCGCGCAGATCGCGGCGCACCCTGGCCAGCAACAGCACCAGCAGCGCTCCCCCGGTTACTGCGGCGAAGGTGAGAGCTTGTCCGGCCACTGCCGACCCGACCCAAAGATCGCGTCCCAGGTAGGTGAGTACCGCCGCCGTCAGCAGAAAGGGCAGAATGAGCAGTTCGTCTCGCACTCAGCCGTCATTATAGACTGGGTCGGCTCCTTGGAAAGTCCGGCCGGCGGCTCATCTTTCCTGCCGGGCCGTCGCCTTCCCGGGCCAAAGCGGTTAGACTGTAGGCCCATGCGGGATCTGCGGAGGCTTTTTCCTTATATTCGTCCTTATCTGCCTCTGCTCTTGCTGTCGCTTCTGCTGCTGGTCATCAGCGCCTTGCTGGAAGGGTTGATCGTGGCCATGCTGGAGCCCATCTTCAACTACTGGCAGGGAGCGCCGCAGGGAATGGCGCAGGGTTCCTTCTCGTCCATCAACCGCTGGCTGGGCATCGAGGACAACGCCTTCACCCGCATTCCGCTCCTCTTGATCCTCTTTGCCCTTTTCAAGGGTGTCTTCCTTTATGCCTCCGAAGTCTCGATGAGCTACGTGGGACAAAAGATCGTAGCCACTCTGCGCAGCCGCCTGCACCAGCGTCTGCTGCGCCAGTCGATGGCCTTTTACGTCCGTCAGGCCAGCGGACAGATCATGGCCCGGGTCATCACCGACACCGAGCGGATTCAGGAAACGGTCAGCCGCACCCTGACCGACTTCGCCCGTCAGAGCATGCTTCTGCTGGTCTTTTTGGGCATTCTTCTTTATATCGATTGGGTGTTGACGCTGGCCATGTTCATTCTGGCTCCGCCGGTGCTGTGGATCACGCTGCTGATGGGCCGGCGCCTGCGGGGAGTGGCCCAGCGCAGCCAGCAAAACCTCTCCGACATTTCCCAAGCTCTTCAGGAGACCATCGCCGGACAACGCATCGTCAAAGCGTTCGCCATGGAAGACTATGAGCAGCGGCGCTTCGACGGCATGTTGCGCAAGCTGGTCCGCAACAACATGGGCGTAGCCAAGATCAGCGCTCTCAGTTCGCCGCTGATGGAGCTGATCGGTTATCTGGCCTTCGCTCCGCTGCTGCTCTATGCGGGCTACGCCGTTTCGGCCCGCGACGGACTGACCATCGGCTCCTTGGCCGCTTTCATCGTGGCCCTTTTCCGCCTCTACGACCCCATCCGCAAGCTCTCCCGCATGCACCTCCACTTCCAACAGGCTTTCGCCTCTTCTTCGCGCGTCTTCGCCCTGCTCGACACCCCCATCGACGTCAAGGAGTCCGAGGGAGCCCGGCGGCTGCCCCCCATCGAGCGCTCCATCGTCTTCCGCCAGGTCTCACTTCGCTACAGCCAGACGGAGCGTCCGGCTTTGGACGGCATCGACCTGGAGATCCCCAAAGGCCGAAGCGTGGCCTTGGTGGGCAGCAGCGGGGCCGGCAAGACCTCTTTGGCGGGGCTGATCGGGCGCTTTTACGATCCCACCTCGGGAGCGGTGCTGATCGACGGGCAGGACCTGCGGCAGGTCACCTTGGAATCGCTGCGCACCCAAGTGGCCATGGTGACTCAGGACACCTTTCTCTTCAACGACAGCATCCGCAGCAACATCGCTTACGGACACCCCGAGCGTCCACTTCAGGAGGTGATGGAAGCGGCCCGCGCCGCCTACATTCACGATTTCATCGAAGAGCTCCCCCAAGGCTACGACACGGTCATCGGGGAGCAGGGGCAGCGCCTTTCAGGAGGGCAGCGTCAGCGTTTGGCCATCGCCCGTGCGGTCTTGAAGAAAGCTCCCATATTGATACTCGATGAAGCCACCTCTTCGCTGGACAGCGAGTCGGAACTGCTGATACAGAAAGCCCTGGAGCGTCTCATGCGCACTTCCACGGCGGTGGTGATCGCCCACCGCCTCTCAACCGTGCGCAGCGCTGACGAGATCATCGTGATGGAGCGGGGCCGCATCCTGGAGCGGGGCGCTCACGACAAGCTCATGCAGGAAAGCGGCGCCTATCGCCGTCTTTACGAACTGCAGTTTGAAACCTAGGAAGCGAGGAAGCAAGCATGCGCAGCATGACCGGATATGGACACGCCGTCCGCAGCGGGGGCGACCTGGAAATCGTGGTCGACATCAAGACCGTCAACGGACGTTTCCTGGACATCGCGCCACGACTTCCCAAAGAACTGGCCGGTCTGGAAAACGCCATCAAAAAAAGCGTTCAACCCGACCTGCGCAGAGGACGCGTGGAGATTTTTCTCAACGTCACCTCCAAGGCTCTCGACCAGTATCAATTGAACGAGCCGCTGGTAGAGAACTACCTGGCCATCGCCCGCCGGGCCGGGGCCCAGGGGGTGGAAGGGACTCTGCAACTGAGCACGCTGCTGGGCATGCCCGGCGTGCTCATCTCCAGGGAACAAGACCTGGAGGAGCGGGAGCAGGAGGAGCGCATCGTCGAGGCCGTGCAGGAGGCTTTGCAGCAAGTGGTGGCCGAGAGGCAAAGCGAAGGGGAGACCCTCAAGCGAGACCTGCAGGAAAGGCTCCGGCGCATGAGCCGATGGGTCGACGACATCGAGAAGGAAAGCGAGGCCGTACGGGAGCACTATCGGCAAAAACTGACGGAAAGGGTGGAGCGCATGGCCCAGGACCAGCCCGTCGATCCCACACGCCTGGCCCAGGAGATCCTATACTATTGTGAGAAGGCGGATATCTCGGAGGAGATCACCCGCCTGCGCCGCCATCTCGAACGCTTCGCTGAGCAAATCGAGGTGGAAGACGCCAGCATCGGCAAGAGTCTGGACTTTTTGTGCCAGGAGCTGAACCGGGAAAGCAATACGATTCTTTCAAAGTCGCAGGCAGCCAATCTGTCGGAGCTGGCGCTCGAGGCCAAGACGGAAGTGGAGCGCATCAGGGAGCAGGTCCAGAATGTCGAGTGAGAGCCAGCGCGGCACCCTTTTTGTCATCTCGGCGCCTTCGGGCGCCGGCAAGACCTCTCTGGCCACAGGATTGCTCGGCTCGGTGGCGGGGCTGGAGTTCTCGGTCAGCCATACCACCCGGGAGCCCCGCCAGGGCGAAGAGCACGGCGTTGACTACTTTTTCGTCTCGCTGGACGAATTCGAGAGGATGATCGCTGAGCAAGCCTTCCTGGAGTTCGCCCGCGTCTACGGGAACCACTACTACGGCACCAGCCGCCAGTTCGTGCTTGCCAAGCTGGAGCGGGGACGCGACGTCCTGCTCGACATCGACGTGCAGGGCGCGCTCCAAGTCAAGCGGCAAATTCCTGAAGCAGTCTTGATTTTCGTCTTCCCGCCCTCCTTTGAGGTCCTGCGCGAGCGCTTGCGCAGACGCGGGCTGGACGGGAGCAACGAAATCGAACGCCGCCTTTCCCTTGCGGCCCAGGAGATCGTTCATCACGACCGCTACCAGTACCTCATCATCAACGACGATTTGGAAAAATCGCAGGATGAGTTAAGATCTATAGTTTTGGCGGTCCGCTGCGGATCGGCGCGTCGGCGCGAAGCCGCCGGCCGCATCTGCCGCACTTTTGAAGAAAAGACGGCCGCACGTTAAGACCCTGAGGAGAATCATGCAACAGATTCGGATGCCCGAAAGTTTCGACAGCAAGTTCCGCTTCATATTGGTGGCCGCCGCCCGGGCCAAGCAATTGCTCAACGGCGCCCCCAGCAAACTGGAGCCCGCCCAGTCGCGCGGACACAAACCGCATACCATCGCCATCAAGGAAGTGGCCCAGGAATTGATCGAGTTCGAAATTCTGGAGGACGATGAGGAAGCCGCGGTCGAAGAGGCGGTGGTGGAAGAGGCCGCTGAGGAGGCCGCCGAGGAGAGCGGCGAAAAAGAATGAAGATCATCCTGGGCGTCACCGGCTGCATCGGGGCCTACAAGTCGGCCCTGATCCTGCGCCTTCTGCAGAAAGAGGGCGCGGAGATCTTTCCGGTGATGACCCGCTCTGCCCAGAAGTTCCTGGGCCCGCTGACGCTGGAGAAGCTTTCCGGGCACCGGGTGGCGGGCAGCTTGTGGGACGATTCTTCGGCCCACATCGAGCACATCGCCCTGGCCCGCCGCAGCGACCTGCTGCTGGTGGCTCCGGCCACCGCCAACAGCCTGGGCAAGTTCGCCCACGGCATCGCCGACGACTTTCTTTCCACCCTCTACCTTTCGACCCAGACGCCTGTGATTCTGGCGCCTGCCATGAACGTGGAGATGTGGAGGCACCCGGCCACCCGGCACAACCTGAGCGTCCTGCGGGAGCGGGGCGTGGAGATCATCGAGCCGGGATCAGGCTATCTGGCCTGCGGCGAAGTGGGAGAAGGGCGGCTGGCCGAACCTGAGGAAATCGTGCAAGCGGCGCTGAAGCGCCTGGGCGGCGACGGCTCGCTGAGGGGTAAGAAAGTGCTGGTCAGCGCCGGCCCTACGGTGGAAGACATCGACCCCGTGCGTTTCATCTCCAACAGGTCTTCGGGACGCATGGGCTATGCCGTGGCTGGCGAGGCCGCCCGCCGCTCGGCTATTGTGACGCTGGTTTCAGGTCCCACCTCCTTGCCCCAACCCGAGGGGGTGGAGCGTATCGAAGTCCGTTCGGCCCGTGACATGGCCCATGCCATGGCTGCTCATTCGGGCCAAAGCGACTTTGTGGTGATGGCCGCCGCCGTGGCCGATTTCACTCCCGCCCAGCCCAGCCGCCAGAAAATCAAGAAGTCCTCGCAGCCAGATCAGAGCAGCCTGCAACTGAAGCGGACCAGCGACATATTGGCTTCCCTGGCCGACGCCAAGAGACCGGGCCAGGTGATGGTGGGTTTCGCCGCCGAGTCCGAGGACCTGGAAGAGGAGGCCCGGCGCAAGCTGCGCGAGAAGAACCTGGACTGGATCGTGGCCAACGACATCCTCTCCCAGGACGCGGGCTTCGCTTCCCCAGACAACCGGGCCCTGCTGCTGGGCGCCGACGGCTCGCTGACCCGCTGGGAGCTGATGAGCAAAGAAGAAATGGCACGGCGCCTATGGGATGCCGTGACCCAGCCGCGCCCCCAGGCTCAGCCCCAGGCCACAGCGCAGGGCTAGTGCAGTGCGTCAGAAGTTTTGAGCCACCCTGTCGCGTTATTCCACGCTTTCAGCATTCGGACCCCTGCCGTCTTAAACCCAGGGTGGCGCCGCCGTCTCGCTACGCTGGCCGGGGCTGACCCTGGGCTAGCGAATCTGTCCCTGTCAGGGACAAGAACGGAGGGTCCCGGCTCAGAATGTATGACCGGCGGCACTAGGGCGGCGGGGAATCGTCCTTGCGAGTAAAGGGCACGAACCGAACCGCCCCGAGATCGGTCTTGACCAACTTCCCCTCCTTCTTGCGGTAAAGAAGCAGCGACTGGACTCCATAGGTGGGTCCTACGGGAATGATCAGACGTCCGCCCTCGGCCAGTTGCCCGGCCAGGGGCTGGGGCAGTTCTTCGGGGGCGGCGGTGACGATGATGGCGTCGAAGGGAGCTTCCTGCGGCCAGCCGGCGTAGCCGTCTCCGGCCCGCACGTGGACGTTTCCGTACTCCAGCCTGCTCAGAATTTGCTCAGCCTGACGGGCCAGTTCGGGGATGATCTCGATGGTAAACACCTCGGCTCCCATCTCGGCCAGCACGGCGGCCTGGTAACCGCTGCCCGTGCCGATTTCAAGGACCTTCTGTCCCTTCTTGATCTGCAGGTGCTGAGTCATCAGGGCTACGATGTAGGGCTGAGAGATGGTTTGCCCGTGCCCAATGGGCAGGGGTCCGTCGCGATAGGCCTGTCCGCGCAAGGGCTCGGGCAGGAAAAGATGGCGCGGCACGCGGCTCATGGCCCGCAGCACCGGCCGCGAGGTGATGTCGCGCGATGCCAACTGCTCTTCGACCATGGCCTGGCGCCGCCTCTCTTGTTCGCCTTCGCTGATCGAATCGGTCTGCAAGGCGGGTCCGCCGCAGGACCCAAAGGTAAGGGCGGCCAACAACAATAGAGAGAGATTCATAAGGCTCCTCACACTCATGATCTTAACAGGCTCGAGCATGGGACCGCCGTTTGCACCAAGCGACAACCGCATCCCAAGTGTAGGTGGGGTCGTGGTACTCGTGAGTTGGAGACCGGCGGTTGGGAGTTCGACCGCGGGTCGCTCAGGTGCGCCGGATCAGCATCAAGGTAATGTCGTCGTGCTGAGGCTGATCGCCGGCGAAGGCGTCCAGCGCCTGATAGACGCGTTCAAGAATGCTTTCGCAGGGCGATCGGGCCTGCTCGCGCAGGACCTCTTCGAAGCGCTCCTCACCGAATTCCTCCTCCTGGCTGTTGTGGGCCTCCACGACTCCGTCCGAGTAGAGGGCCAGCAGATCCCCCGGAGCCATCTCGAAGGAGGCGGAGCTAAAGGGGATGTTGGGAATCAGCCCCACCGGCGGACCCGTCGACTTCCAGTGCTCGCAAGACCCGTCAGCCTTGAGAAGGATGCCGTCGTTGTGTCCCGCGTTGACGCAGCGGACGCGAGAATCGGCGGGGTCGATCTGCACCAGAATGGCGGTGGCGTACTTGTTGCCGGGAGTGGTGGCATAGAGCAGTGCGCTGGTGCGGGTGACCAGTTCCACCAGCTCCAACTCGGTTGAGAGCAGGGCCCTCAAGGTGGCCTGGATGTTGGCCATGAGCAGCGAGGCGGGCACGCCTTTGCCGGATATGTCGGCCACGCAAAAGAGATAGGGCGACTCGGGATCGGGGTCTCCCAGAGGCAGGGCATCGTAGTAGTCTCCACCCACCTGGCGGGCAGGACGGCTGTAGGCGGCCGTCTCGAATCCCTTCAACTCGGGCAACGACTGGGGAAAGAGGTCTTGCTGAATGCCGGCCGCCACTCCCAGCTCCTGCTCCATCTTGCGCTTTTCCACCGTCTCGGTGAAGTGCCATCCGTTCTCGAAAGCCACCACCGACTGGCCCACCAATCCCGACCCGAACTCCAGGTCGGCCTGGTCATAGGGAAGGTTCCCCAGACGCGGCCCCAGCACCACGGCTCCCAGCAGTTCCTCCGAGGTGCGCAAAGGAAACACCGCTTCAGCTTGCAGGTCGGCGAGAACTTTGCGCAGCTTCGGGGAGGGCACATCGGAGGCCCGAACCGCGCGAGAAACATCCTGCAACCCCTCCTCAAGCAGTTCGAAGGGAGGAGGGTCCATGCCCCGCCTGCGCAGGATGGGAGGGTGGCCTTGTTTATGGGCCATGACAAAGTAGCGGCTGACGCCCCAGCGTCCGGCTAAGGTCAGGGCCAGAAGCCGGGCGACGTGCTCGGGATCGAGTGTCGAGGTCAGGCTCTGCACCATTTCCAGCAGGGTGCGCAAGTCCTGCACTCTGCGCTCCAGGTCCTTATTGAGACGGCGGGTCTCGGCATGGGAGCGGGCATTGCGGATGCCGGAAGCGGCGATGCCCAACAGGGCGTCGAGAAAAGCCTGCTCGGACTCGTCGACAGGCCGCAATCCCCTGGCCAACCCCACCACGCCGACCTGCTCGCCGTCGGCCTCGATTTCATGAAACTCGTCGATTCCGGCTTCTCGGGCCGCTCCTTCATCAAACGGATCGCCGCTCTGCAGCGAAGCGGCGCCGCGGACCAGCGCCAAGCGCAGCGTGCGGCCCTGAGAGACGGCTATCAGTCCTTTGCTGATCAGCCGGCGCCCCATGATGGTTCGCAGCAGATGCTTGAGCAGATGCTCCAGCTCCAGGGAGGCGTGCAGCAACTGCGCCGATTCCAGCAGGGATTCCAGTAGGGATGCGCTGAGAGAAGCCTTCATGGGCCCGGGTCCTGGGTTGAGCTATTTGACGAAATGCTTGATCAGCCGGATCTGGTTCTTCTCACCGGGCACGATGTCGTAGTGGACTTCGTCCATCAAGGTGCGGATCAGGGTCAGGCCCAATCCCCCGGTTTGTCTGCGGGCCGCCAACTCCTTCAGTTGCTGGGGTTCCACGCTGTCGGGATCGAAGCCGCGTCCCCGGTCTACGATGGAGATCTTCAACTGGGCGTCGTCGTAGGAAACCTCGATCAGAACCTCTTTGCTTTTGTCGTGACCATAGGCATGTTCGATCACATTGCTGCAGGCCTCATCCACAGCCAACTGAATCTTGGCCACCTCATCCTCGGCCATCCCGGCCTGCTTGCCGATGTTCTCCAAAAAGGCTCTGACCATGGCCAGGTTCTCGGTGGAGGATGGGAACTGGAGCAGAAACTTCTTTTGGATCGCGGCCATCTTCAGCCCTCCCACGTTGGCGATTCCTGGAATTTCTTCAAGGCCGCTTGGCGGTCGTCCTCGATATGGTAAAGCTGTTGAAAGCCCAGCAGTTCGAAGACTTGGCGGACCTTCGGAATCAGGCCGCAGATCTTGATGTCCCCCGATTGATCCCTGACCTCCTCCACGAATCCCATGAAGACGCCGAGCCCGGCCGAGGAAATGTAGTCGAGCTTGCGGCAGTCGACGATGATCTTGTATTTGCCTTTGGCGATCTCGTCCTCCAGGGCTTTCTCGAAGTCGGGGGCGGTGTGGGCATCCAGGTAGCCTTCAACTTGCAGGACCGCGATTTCTCCCTCGCTGCTTTTCTCGACGTGAAATGAATCGGCCATTCTTGCTCCCTAACCGGCTTGTTCCGAAAGCTCTTCAGTG
This region of Acidobacteriota bacterium genomic DNA includes:
- a CDS encoding PP2C family protein-serine/threonine phosphatase, producing MRDELLILPFLLTAAVLTYLGRDLWVGSAVAGQALTFAAVTGGALLVLLLARVRRDLRDSRLQLARKEAELNFAREVQKALFPKTYPQGRGLAFHGVCIPAQFISGDYFDVLELPDGRQVFALADISGKGVSAAILMANLQALLRREARNGERPDELCWRLNNHFWEVSPPASFATFFYAEWDPVGRRLHYVNAGHNRPMLFSGDKVKRLCEGGLPLGIFPESRYNTGSVELQRGDLLLVYSDGVSEAGFSREEFGTARIRQAVGQAGSRDPVQVIERILSEVRRFAEDDQHDDMTLLAVSAVAVSPTEEETGQSRGERVLHENQR
- a CDS encoding ABC transporter transmembrane domain-containing protein encodes the protein MRDLRRLFPYIRPYLPLLLLSLLLLVISALLEGLIVAMLEPIFNYWQGAPQGMAQGSFSSINRWLGIEDNAFTRIPLLLILFALFKGVFLYASEVSMSYVGQKIVATLRSRLHQRLLRQSMAFYVRQASGQIMARVITDTERIQETVSRTLTDFARQSMLLLVFLGILLYIDWVLTLAMFILAPPVLWITLLMGRRLRGVAQRSQQNLSDISQALQETIAGQRIVKAFAMEDYEQRRFDGMLRKLVRNNMGVAKISALSSPLMELIGYLAFAPLLLYAGYAVSARDGLTIGSLAAFIVALFRLYDPIRKLSRMHLHFQQAFASSSRVFALLDTPIDVKESEGARRLPPIERSIVFRQVSLRYSQTERPALDGIDLEIPKGRSVALVGSSGAGKTSLAGLIGRFYDPTSGAVLIDGQDLRQVTLESLRTQVAMVTQDTFLFNDSIRSNIAYGHPERPLQEVMEAARAAYIHDFIEELPQGYDTVIGEQGQRLSGGQRQRLAIARAVLKKAPILILDEATSSLDSESELLIQKALERLMRTSTAVVIAHRLSTVRSADEIIVMERGRILERGAHDKLMQESGAYRRLYELQFET
- a CDS encoding YicC/YloC family endoribonuclease, whose product is MRSMTGYGHAVRSGGDLEIVVDIKTVNGRFLDIAPRLPKELAGLENAIKKSVQPDLRRGRVEIFLNVTSKALDQYQLNEPLVENYLAIARRAGAQGVEGTLQLSTLLGMPGVLISREQDLEEREQEERIVEAVQEALQQVVAERQSEGETLKRDLQERLRRMSRWVDDIEKESEAVREHYRQKLTERVERMAQDQPVDPTRLAQEILYYCEKADISEEITRLRRHLERFAEQIEVEDASIGKSLDFLCQELNRESNTILSKSQAANLSELALEAKTEVERIREQVQNVE
- the gmk gene encoding guanylate kinase is translated as MSSESQRGTLFVISAPSGAGKTSLATGLLGSVAGLEFSVSHTTREPRQGEEHGVDYFFVSLDEFERMIAEQAFLEFARVYGNHYYGTSRQFVLAKLERGRDVLLDIDVQGALQVKRQIPEAVLIFVFPPSFEVLRERLRRRGLDGSNEIERRLSLAAQEIVHHDRYQYLIINDDLEKSQDELRSIVLAVRCGSARRREAAGRICRTFEEKTAAR
- the rpoZ gene encoding DNA-directed RNA polymerase subunit omega; the encoded protein is MQQIRMPESFDSKFRFILVAAARAKQLLNGAPSKLEPAQSRGHKPHTIAIKEVAQELIEFEILEDDEEAAVEEAVVEEAAEEAAEESGEKE
- the coaBC gene encoding bifunctional phosphopantothenoylcysteine decarboxylase/phosphopantothenate--cysteine ligase CoaBC; protein product: MKIILGVTGCIGAYKSALILRLLQKEGAEIFPVMTRSAQKFLGPLTLEKLSGHRVAGSLWDDSSAHIEHIALARRSDLLLVAPATANSLGKFAHGIADDFLSTLYLSTQTPVILAPAMNVEMWRHPATRHNLSVLRERGVEIIEPGSGYLACGEVGEGRLAEPEEIVQAALKRLGGDGSLRGKKVLVSAGPTVEDIDPVRFISNRSSGRMGYAVAGEAARRSAIVTLVSGPTSLPQPEGVERIEVRSARDMAHAMAAHSGQSDFVVMAAAVADFTPAQPSRQKIKKSSQPDQSSLQLKRTSDILASLADAKRPGQVMVGFAAESEDLEEEARRKLREKNLDWIVANDILSQDAGFASPDNRALLLGADGSLTRWELMSKEEMARRLWDAVTQPRPQAQPQATAQG
- a CDS encoding protein-L-isoaspartate(D-aspartate) O-methyltransferase — encoded protein: MNLSLLLLAALTFGSCGGPALQTDSISEGEQERRRQAMVEEQLASRDITSRPVLRAMSRVPRHLFLPEPLRGQAYRDGPLPIGHGQTISQPYIVALMTQHLQIKKGQKVLEIGTGSGYQAAVLAEMGAEVFTIEIIPELARQAEQILSRLEYGNVHVRAGDGYAGWPQEAPFDAIIVTAAPEELPQPLAGQLAEGGRLIIPVGPTYGVQSLLLYRKKEGKLVKTDLGAVRFVPFTRKDDSPPP
- a CDS encoding PP2C family protein-serine/threonine phosphatase, whose product is MKASLSASLLESLLESAQLLHASLELEHLLKHLLRTIMGRRLISKGLIAVSQGRTLRLALVRGAASLQSGDPFDEGAAREAGIDEFHEIEADGEQVGVVGLARGLRPVDESEQAFLDALLGIAASGIRNARSHAETRRLNKDLERRVQDLRTLLEMVQSLTSTLDPEHVARLLALTLAGRWGVSRYFVMAHKQGHPPILRRRGMDPPPFELLEEGLQDVSRAVRASDVPSPKLRKVLADLQAEAVFPLRTSEELLGAVVLGPRLGNLPYDQADLEFGSGLVGQSVVAFENGWHFTETVEKRKMEQELGVAAGIQQDLFPQSLPELKGFETAAYSRPARQVGGDYYDALPLGDPDPESPYLFCVADISGKGVPASLLMANIQATLRALLSTELELVELVTRTSALLYATTPGNKYATAILVQIDPADSRVRCVNAGHNDGILLKADGSCEHWKSTGPPVGLIPNIPFSSASFEMAPGDLLALYSDGVVEAHNSQEEEFGEERFEEVLREQARSPCESILERVYQALDAFAGDQPQHDDITLMLIRRT
- a CDS encoding ATP-binding protein yields the protein MAAIQKKFLLQFPSSTENLAMVRAFLENIGKQAGMAEDEVAKIQLAVDEACSNVIEHAYGHDKSKEVLIEVSYDDAQLKISIVDRGRGFDPDSVEPQQLKELAARRQTGGLGLTLIRTLMDEVHYDIVPGEKNQIRLIKHFVK
- a CDS encoding STAS domain-containing protein; amino-acid sequence: MADSFHVEKSSEGEIAVLQVEGYLDAHTAPDFEKALEDEIAKGKYKIIVDCRKLDYISSAGLGVFMGFVEEVRDQSGDIKICGLIPKVRQVFELLGFQQLYHIEDDRQAALKKFQESPTWEG